Proteins from a genomic interval of Osmia bicornis bicornis chromosome 11, iOsmBic2.1, whole genome shotgun sequence:
- the LOC114882136 gene encoding interaptin-like — MDKKDAIQDSQDKQVLKRSVQSDRQFAYKKEAFRDVTEFAETRKDEMQKLLDDFNKKWPIGLMWDSKVPEKDKWLFYFFSLQTSDKQAVTQAIEKYLNLYKDIYDIKNMKDANDEESINNAYDKIQDLYDELTNMVKKAEIEKETTSSSTVYNLHKDMISRKTQIVKKLERVELSISRQQIQGLTNKLKSALKVCDENKEQINTLQQENKEIKEECKKVIEENKTIREDMRNLMQAISIYMEQREADLNNADEQGESSSQQQQYAQSANGQQESGVQASDIEANQQQKSNVQVTSDQASQQKESGTEPANDSNVPSKPRSRSSSVSSTGSSNGNQLDPSSKLRSLCSNDSASDIEIISNSQCR; from the exons ATGGACAAAAAAG atgCTATTCAGGATAGTCAAGATAAACAAGTTCTGAAGCGATCTGTACAATCAGATAGACAATTTGCTTACAAAAAAGAAGCATTTAGAGATGTTACTGAATTTGCTGAAACAAGAAAGGATGAAATGCAAAAACTACTAGACGATTTCAATAAAAAGTGGCCAATAGGATTAATGTGGGATTCCAAAGTACCTGAGAAGGATAAATggcttttctattttttttctcttcagACTTCAGATAAGCAAGCAGTTACTCAAGCAATAGAAAAGTATCTAAATCTTTACAAAGACATATATGATATCAAGAACATGAAAGATGCTAATGATGAAGAGAGCATTAACAATGCTTATGATAAAATTCAAGATTTGTACGATGAGTTAACAAATATGGTTAAAAaagctgaaatagaaaaagagaCTACAAGTAGCAGTACTGTTTATAACTTACACAAAGATATGATATCAAGGAAAACACagattgtaaaaaaattagaaaggGTCGAACTTTCCATTTCAAGACAACAAATACAAGGTTTAacgaataaattgaaaagtgCTCTGAAGGTATGTGACGAAAAtaaagaacaaataaataccctTCAACAAgagaataaagaaattaaagaagagTGTAAAAAAGTtatagaagaaaataagacAATAAGAGAAGATATGAGAAATTTGATGCAAGCAATATCTATTTATATGGAACAAAGAGAAGCAGATCTAAATAATGCTGATGAACAAGGAGAAAGCTCTAGTCAGCAGCAACAATATGCTCAAAGTGCTAATGGTCAACAAGAATCAGGTGTCCAAGCTTCTGACATCGAAGCTAATCAGCAACAAAAGTCAAATGTTCAAGTTACCAGTGATCAGGCTAGTCAACAGAAGGAATCAGGTACTGAACCTGCTAATGATTCAAATGTACCGTCAAAACCACGTAGTAGGTCGTCAAGCGTTTCAAGTACTGGTAGTAGCAATGGTAATCAATTAGACCCAAGTAGCAAGTTAAGGTCTTTATGTTCTAATGATAGTGCCAGCGACATTGAAATAATCAGCAACTCACAATGTCGTTAA